A genomic window from Longimicrobium sp. includes:
- a CDS encoding DinB family protein: MKTSYAVLLALALPAGLAAQQQPSAGPPANPITEVFRGRTMALQRNLAQAFDSIPERLFGYKPTPAQLTIGYIAQHLATDNYLFCNAFGDMKATRAAEDTTTADSVKATWPRDRLIAKLKESFTFCENAFAQLDDAKLADQVMLTFRGQSRTVTRAGMVLGHVVDMADHYSQLANYMRLNNILPPTALPRPPARPSQ; encoded by the coding sequence ATGAAGACCTCGTACGCAGTGCTCCTCGCCCTGGCCCTGCCGGCGGGCCTCGCCGCCCAGCAGCAGCCGTCCGCGGGTCCGCCGGCGAACCCGATCACCGAGGTGTTCCGCGGGCGGACCATGGCCCTGCAGCGCAACCTCGCCCAGGCGTTCGACTCGATCCCGGAGCGGCTGTTCGGCTACAAGCCGACGCCCGCGCAGCTCACCATCGGCTACATCGCCCAGCACCTGGCGACCGACAACTACCTCTTCTGCAACGCGTTCGGCGACATGAAGGCGACCCGGGCGGCGGAGGACACCACGACCGCCGACTCGGTCAAGGCCACCTGGCCCCGGGACAGGCTGATCGCGAAGCTCAAGGAGTCGTTCACGTTCTGCGAGAACGCGTTCGCGCAGCTCGACGACGCGAAGCTGGCCGACCAGGTGATGCTGACGTTCCGCGGCCAGTCGCGGACGGTGACGCGCGCGGGCATGGTGCTCGGCCACGTGGTGGACATGGCGGACCACTACAGCCAGCTCGCGAACTACATGCGCCTGAACAACATCCTGCCGCCGACGGCGCTCCCGCGGCCACCCGCCCGGCCAAGCCAGTAG